In Rhodothermales bacterium, a single window of DNA contains:
- a CDS encoding NAD-dependent epimerase/dehydratase family protein: MILITGANGQIGVDLMDALAEQHGTDALLATDVRPPLADPPPVPFAVLDVTDQSAVDRILDAHDITSIVHLAGILSATGQQYPDLCWAVNVTGLRNMLNAARSRDLPLFWPSSIASFGTTTPRERTPQHTITEPDTMYGVTKVTGELLSQFYATYYNVDVRSVRFPGVVSHAAPPGGGTTDWAVAMFFDAISQGAYRCFVGPETRMPMMYMPDAVKSVLDLISADSASLTVRTSYNIAAISFTPAELADAIRQWLPDFTCTYEPDYRQQIADSWPTSIDDSEARRDWNWQPEYDLSAMTHDMLVNVARRLGHRTLEKRLLGA; the protein is encoded by the coding sequence ATGATTTTGATTACAGGTGCCAACGGCCAGATCGGCGTCGATCTCATGGATGCCCTGGCCGAACAGCATGGCACAGACGCCCTCCTGGCCACCGATGTCCGTCCACCGCTGGCCGATCCCCCTCCGGTCCCGTTCGCCGTGCTGGACGTAACGGACCAGTCCGCCGTGGACCGGATCCTCGATGCGCACGACATCACGTCCATTGTCCACCTGGCGGGCATCCTGTCCGCGACGGGTCAGCAGTATCCGGACCTGTGCTGGGCCGTGAATGTCACCGGCCTGAGGAACATGCTCAATGCGGCACGCAGCCGCGACCTTCCCCTTTTCTGGCCCTCCTCCATCGCCTCGTTCGGCACCACGACACCGCGGGAACGGACCCCGCAACACACCATCACCGAGCCGGACACCATGTATGGCGTCACCAAGGTGACCGGAGAACTGCTGTCCCAATTCTATGCCACGTACTACAATGTGGATGTCCGCAGCGTGCGGTTTCCCGGCGTGGTCAGCCACGCGGCCCCTCCCGGTGGCGGCACGACCGACTGGGCCGTGGCCATGTTCTTCGATGCCATCTCGCAGGGCGCCTACCGGTGCTTTGTGGGCCCGGAAACCCGCATGCCCATGATGTACATGCCGGACGCCGTCAAGTCCGTCCTGGACCTGATTTCGGCCGACTCCGCGAGCCTGACGGTGCGCACGAGCTACAACATCGCCGCCATCAGCTTCACCCCCGCCGAATTGGCGGATGCCATCCGGCAATGGCTGCCCGATTTCACGTGCACGTACGAACCGGACTACCGGCAGCAGATTGCCGATTCATGGCCGACCTCCATCGATGACTCCGAGGCTCGCCGAGACTGGAACTGGCAACCCGAATACGACCTTTCGGCCATGACCCACGACATGCTCGTGAACGTCGCGCGGCGCCTGGGTCATCGAACCCTCGAAAAGCGACTGCTGGGCGCTTAA
- the kbl gene encoding glycine C-acetyltransferase: MFDSARPQIQAILDDIRASGLYKEERVITSQQAAEIHVSTGEDVLNFCANNYLGLANHPALIAAAKEGLDHYGFGLSSVRFICGTQDVHKDLERRIAEFHGTEDTILYAACFDANGGVFEPLLDAECAVISDALNHASIIDGVRLCKAARYRYAHGDMADLERCLKESEGAKRRIIVTDGVFSMDGAVAKLDEICDLADRYGAMVMVDECHATGFFGPTGRGAIEHCGVMGRVDIITSTLGKALGGAMGGFTTGRKEIVELLRQHSRPYLFSNSLAPVIAHTSIKVLDMLTETTQLRDRLEANTARFRSAMTDAGFDIKPGVHPIVPIMLYDARLAQDMASELLQEGIYVIGFSYPVVPKGQARIRVQISAAHSDAHLDQCVAAFVKIGRKHGVIS; this comes from the coding sequence ATGTTCGACTCTGCCCGACCCCAGATCCAGGCCATCCTCGATGACATCCGTGCTTCCGGTCTGTACAAGGAAGAGCGCGTCATCACGTCCCAGCAGGCCGCGGAAATCCACGTGTCCACGGGTGAGGATGTACTCAACTTCTGCGCCAACAATTACCTCGGCCTGGCCAACCACCCTGCCCTGATAGCAGCCGCGAAAGAAGGGCTGGACCACTATGGGTTCGGACTGTCGTCCGTCCGCTTCATCTGCGGCACGCAGGATGTCCACAAGGACCTGGAGCGCAGGATCGCTGAATTCCATGGTACGGAGGATACGATCCTCTACGCGGCCTGCTTCGATGCCAACGGCGGCGTCTTCGAGCCGCTCCTGGATGCCGAATGCGCCGTCATTTCGGATGCGCTCAACCATGCCTCCATCATTGACGGCGTCCGGTTGTGCAAGGCGGCACGGTATCGCTACGCGCACGGCGACATGGCCGACCTGGAACGGTGCCTGAAGGAAAGCGAGGGAGCCAAACGCCGGATTATTGTGACCGACGGCGTATTCAGCATGGACGGTGCCGTGGCCAAGCTGGACGAGATCTGCGACCTGGCAGACCGGTACGGTGCCATGGTGATGGTCGACGAGTGCCATGCCACCGGTTTCTTCGGACCTACCGGCCGGGGTGCGATCGAGCACTGCGGCGTCATGGGCCGTGTGGACATCATTACCAGTACGCTTGGAAAGGCACTCGGTGGTGCCATGGGCGGATTCACGACGGGGCGCAAGGAGATCGTGGAGCTGCTCCGGCAGCATTCGCGTCCCTACCTGTTTTCCAACTCCCTTGCTCCGGTCATTGCCCACACCAGCATCAAGGTGCTGGACATGCTGACGGAAACCACCCAGTTGCGAGACCGGCTGGAAGCCAACACGGCCCGGTTCCGCTCCGCCATGACGGACGCAGGGTTCGACATCAAGCCGGGCGTCCACCCCATCGTGCCCATCATGCTGTATGATGCGCGCCTGGCCCAGGACATGGCCAGCGAATTGCTGCAGGAAGGCATTTACGTCATCGGATTCAGCTATCCGGTCGTGCCCAAGGGCCAGGCGCGTATCCGCGTCCAGATTTCGGCAGCCCATTCGGATGCCCACCTGGACCAATGCGTGGCCGCATTCGTCAAGATCGGTCGCAAGCACGGCGTGATATCCTGA
- a CDS encoding VCBS repeat-containing protein gives MRRLTWLVAGGVVLLAGCRSTDSLTIQDDASVFPPRFLQEVSPFEVRGEEGAPLSMPFRGGFNVPRAQFADIDGDGDQDLFVQEEAGSVIHFENTGSATSPEFTWRTDEYAGLDVGEWYRMLDVDRDGDMDIMSESRYSYVKYWRNEGTPEEARFVVAEDSLKDADGTPIFADRQNIPHLTDIDCDGHLDLFIGRVTGTITRYESVGMDDDLIPRFRMVIDRWEDIEIVGENATLHGANTMTFGDLDGDGDEDLLWGDFFEAGLLLIRNQGSCGAPSFRGEPQNFPLDNPVATSGYNAPVLVDIDGDGDLDLFMGVLGGAFNSNATTRENFYYFEQTGPEKFEVRTARAIRDLDVGSESIVKLADLDGDGDLDMLVGNKIEPTNQRTSLLFYYENTGTSTAPEFVFREAQDYIETYHQNPAIADLDADGDLDYLIGKWNREMAYWRNEGSPSMPSFTEVDPVWVTLTRGQNTTPALVDLDGDGDLDLVSGEASGNLNYWQNIGTPEEAVFELVSDEWLGIKMGRRAFPSFVDLDGDGDMDMVIGTELDGLQLFVNNGTPQAPDFELFGALDIPVQALSAPEWADIDGDGDMDLFVGGASGGVQFFRNQTIR, from the coding sequence ATGAGACGATTGACATGGTTGGTTGCCGGGGGCGTGGTATTGCTCGCCGGCTGCCGTTCGACCGATTCCCTTACCATCCAGGACGACGCTTCTGTCTTCCCGCCCCGTTTCCTCCAGGAAGTTTCGCCGTTCGAGGTCCGGGGAGAGGAAGGGGCACCGCTCAGCATGCCCTTCCGCGGTGGGTTCAACGTTCCGCGGGCCCAATTCGCGGATATTGACGGGGACGGGGATCAGGACCTGTTCGTTCAGGAAGAAGCCGGTAGCGTCATCCATTTTGAAAATACGGGATCGGCGACATCGCCCGAGTTCACCTGGCGGACCGACGAGTATGCCGGCTTGGACGTCGGAGAGTGGTATCGAATGCTGGACGTGGACAGGGATGGCGACATGGACATCATGTCCGAGTCCCGCTACAGCTATGTCAAGTACTGGCGGAACGAAGGCACCCCGGAAGAGGCCCGCTTCGTGGTCGCGGAAGATTCGCTGAAGGATGCCGACGGGACACCCATTTTCGCGGACCGGCAGAATATTCCCCACCTCACCGACATCGATTGCGACGGGCATCTGGACCTTTTCATCGGGCGCGTTACCGGGACCATCACCCGGTACGAATCCGTGGGCATGGATGACGACCTGATTCCGCGCTTCCGCATGGTCATTGACCGGTGGGAGGACATCGAGATCGTGGGCGAGAACGCAACGCTCCATGGAGCCAACACCATGACGTTCGGGGATCTGGACGGGGACGGGGACGAGGACCTGCTGTGGGGCGATTTCTTCGAAGCCGGCCTGCTGCTCATCCGGAATCAAGGTTCCTGTGGTGCGCCGTCATTCCGCGGTGAGCCGCAGAATTTCCCCTTGGACAACCCGGTAGCCACTTCCGGATACAATGCGCCGGTCCTGGTCGATATCGACGGGGATGGCGATCTGGATCTGTTCATGGGGGTTCTGGGCGGTGCGTTCAATTCGAACGCGACCACCCGGGAGAATTTCTATTATTTCGAGCAGACGGGACCTGAGAAATTCGAGGTACGTACGGCCCGGGCCATCCGGGACCTGGACGTGGGAAGCGAGAGCATTGTCAAATTGGCGGACCTGGACGGCGACGGGGATCTGGACATGCTGGTCGGCAACAAGATCGAACCGACCAACCAGCGCACGTCGCTCCTGTTCTATTACGAGAACACCGGCACCTCCACGGCCCCTGAATTCGTCTTCCGCGAAGCCCAGGACTACATAGAAACCTACCATCAAAACCCGGCCATTGCGGACCTGGATGCCGATGGCGACCTGGACTACCTGATCGGCAAGTGGAACCGTGAGATGGCCTACTGGCGGAACGAAGGCAGCCCGTCCATGCCATCGTTCACGGAAGTGGATCCGGTATGGGTAACGCTTACGCGGGGCCAGAACACCACGCCGGCGCTGGTTGACCTGGATGGAGACGGGGACCTGGACCTGGTCTCAGGGGAAGCCTCCGGTAACCTGAATTACTGGCAGAACATCGGCACGCCCGAAGAGGCCGTATTCGAATTGGTCTCCGATGAGTGGTTGGGCATCAAGATGGGACGTCGGGCTTTCCCGTCATTCGTGGATCTGGATGGCGACGGTGACATGGATATGGTCATCGGCACCGAACTGGACGGATTGCAGTTGTTCGTGAACAATGGCACGCCCCAAGCGCCGGACTTCGAACTGTTCGGAGCACTGGACATTCCCGTCCAAGCGTTGTCCGCGCCGGAATGGGCGGATATAGATGGCGACGGGGACATGGACCTGTTCGTCGGCGGAGCATCCGGTGGTGTCCAGTTCTTCCGGAACCAGACCATCCGGTAG
- a CDS encoding YncE family protein → MRFLSPVAILLAALIVLPACAQTDATRATSSQDDFVYVTNQGSGSVTVINARTLEVETTVDLGPFGFDVNSKPHDVAVEPDGSFWYVSVIGANRVLKFTRDNELVGQAEFEVAGLVKLDASSDKLYVGRSMGAVNPPRRIGMIDRDTMEIEELDVFVPRPHALAVSPDGGHVFVASMDEDRLVTIDMASGDLAFTDIDGGQMHNHMFMDMSISPVDGTLLSPGQMSGRMFFFNTDEDGAFELPIAEQFDVGEDPWHSVFSKDGKYAYVARKKTNSVIEIDVEAREVTRTVDGEGFNEPHAVAMDPAGRYIFVSNNNLDHSRPSTTNPDEYPGTVTVIDLETFEVVKVIEVGNYATGINAR, encoded by the coding sequence ATGAGATTCCTTTCCCCTGTGGCCATTCTTCTGGCAGCCCTCATTGTCCTGCCGGCATGCGCCCAAACCGATGCCACCCGCGCAACGAGTAGTCAAGATGATTTCGTGTACGTCACGAATCAGGGCAGTGGCTCGGTCACCGTTATCAACGCCCGCACGCTCGAAGTGGAGACGACCGTGGATCTGGGTCCCTTCGGGTTCGATGTCAACTCCAAGCCGCACGATGTGGCCGTCGAGCCCGACGGGTCATTTTGGTACGTGTCGGTCATCGGGGCCAATCGGGTCCTCAAGTTTACGCGGGACAATGAACTCGTTGGACAGGCTGAATTCGAAGTGGCCGGATTGGTCAAGTTGGACGCCTCGAGTGACAAGTTGTACGTGGGACGGTCCATGGGCGCGGTCAACCCACCGCGTCGGATCGGAATGATTGACCGGGACACCATGGAGATCGAGGAACTGGATGTGTTCGTTCCCCGCCCGCATGCGCTTGCGGTCTCTCCGGACGGGGGCCACGTCTTCGTGGCCTCCATGGATGAAGATCGTCTGGTCACCATCGACATGGCCTCCGGCGATCTGGCGTTCACGGACATCGACGGCGGTCAGATGCACAACCACATGTTCATGGACATGTCCATTTCGCCGGTCGACGGGACCCTGCTCAGCCCCGGTCAGATGTCCGGCCGCATGTTCTTCTTCAACACGGACGAGGACGGTGCCTTTGAGTTGCCGATTGCAGAGCAGTTCGATGTGGGTGAAGATCCGTGGCACTCGGTCTTCTCCAAGGACGGGAAATATGCCTATGTTGCGCGCAAGAAGACGAACTCGGTCATTGAAATCGACGTGGAGGCCCGTGAGGTCACCCGCACCGTCGACGGCGAAGGCTTCAATGAGCCGCATGCCGTGGCCATGGACCCTGCCGGTCGGTACATCTTCGTAAGCAACAATAACCTGGACCACAGCCGGCCTTCAACGACGAACCCGGATGAATACCCGGGTACGGTCACGGTCATCGACCTGGAAACGTTCGAGGTGGTGAAGGTCATCGAGGTCGGGAATTACGCCACAGGCATCAATGCACGCTGA
- a CDS encoding sterol desaturase family protein produces MLHDFLTFFETIPSSYRSIVLVSGIVLFWALEGVIPLFSWAYKRYRHAALNLVFTLTTLVVNLGLAFLIVWAADWTGERGFGVLYLVDLPLWVHVLGGVLLLDLIGAWFIHWLEHRVRWMWKFHLIHHTDTHVDVTTALRHHPGESVFRALFTVMAILVAGVPIGVVFLYQTLSALFSQFNHANISLPGWLERSLSFVFVTPDMHKVHHHWVQPQTDTNYGNIFSLWDRWFGTYDPMPATEVRFGIDTHMDPEEHDDLVNLMGIPFQTYRPPTGAKFSDPGPSHPGPSDSGPVALILLFLLLSGCAGSAALTSAPVSREIEVDADVVEWFDHFNEIADTRLRVGVQHDDDYLYLAVVSTQRATVQQIAREGLTIWFDTTAGKQTGYGLRYPVGPPPQGGPQARTGPERDPGLIDLFFEVDKPIRRPVASAPGLQAHMGFDFGAFTMELRIPRHDVGPDGFHVHLPPGSTVQIGFETVGQDTDGDSSTDRGTGGRDMDGARGNTGGFGAVGRDFGGRGAGGPSPLFTGAIEAWVRVTLPE; encoded by the coding sequence ATGCTGCACGATTTCCTGACCTTCTTCGAGACCATTCCGTCATCGTACCGGTCAATCGTGCTTGTGTCGGGAATCGTGCTGTTCTGGGCGCTCGAGGGTGTAATCCCGTTGTTTTCGTGGGCCTACAAGCGGTATCGGCACGCTGCGCTGAACCTTGTATTCACGCTCACCACGCTGGTGGTCAACCTGGGTCTCGCGTTTCTGATCGTCTGGGCGGCCGATTGGACAGGAGAACGCGGATTCGGAGTACTCTATCTGGTGGATTTGCCGCTCTGGGTCCATGTACTCGGTGGCGTGCTCCTGCTGGATTTGATCGGCGCATGGTTCATCCACTGGCTGGAACACCGGGTTCGGTGGATGTGGAAATTCCATCTCATCCATCATACCGATACGCACGTGGACGTCACTACGGCGCTGCGGCATCACCCGGGAGAATCGGTCTTCCGCGCGCTGTTCACCGTGATGGCCATCCTGGTGGCGGGCGTACCCATTGGCGTTGTGTTCCTGTATCAGACCCTCTCGGCGCTTTTTTCCCAGTTCAACCATGCGAACATCTCCCTTCCGGGTTGGCTGGAGCGGAGTTTGTCCTTCGTCTTTGTCACGCCGGACATGCACAAGGTGCACCATCACTGGGTTCAGCCCCAGACGGACACGAATTACGGCAACATCTTCTCCCTGTGGGACCGCTGGTTCGGTACCTATGACCCGATGCCGGCGACGGAGGTCCGCTTCGGTATCGATACCCACATGGATCCGGAGGAACACGATGACCTGGTCAACCTGATGGGCATTCCGTTCCAGACGTACCGGCCGCCGACAGGCGCCAAGTTTTCCGATCCCGGCCCGTCGCATCCAGGGCCGTCGGATTCCGGACCTGTGGCGCTCATTCTGCTGTTCCTGCTCCTGTCCGGTTGCGCGGGCTCGGCGGCGTTGACAAGTGCACCCGTTTCGCGGGAGATCGAGGTGGACGCTGATGTCGTCGAGTGGTTCGACCATTTCAACGAGATCGCGGATACGCGACTTCGCGTGGGCGTACAACATGATGATGACTACCTCTACCTGGCTGTCGTCAGCACGCAACGGGCCACCGTACAGCAGATTGCCCGCGAGGGACTGACCATCTGGTTCGACACGACTGCGGGCAAGCAAACCGGGTACGGTTTACGCTATCCGGTGGGGCCGCCGCCACAGGGAGGTCCTCAAGCTCGCACGGGCCCCGAGCGGGATCCGGGCCTGATCGATCTGTTTTTCGAAGTTGACAAACCCATCCGGAGACCGGTGGCATCGGCCCCGGGACTCCAGGCGCACATGGGCTTTGACTTCGGAGCATTCACCATGGAACTGCGGATTCCCAGGCACGATGTCGGGCCCGACGGATTCCATGTCCATTTGCCGCCCGGATCTACCGTACAGATCGGTTTCGAGACCGTCGGCCAGGACACGGACGGAGACTCGTCGACCGACCGCGGGACGGGCGGACGCGATATGGACGGCGCCAGGGGCAATACGGGCGGCTTCGGAGCCGTAGGGCGGGACTTCGGCGGACGCGGCGCAGGCGGACCCAGCCCGCTCTTTACCGGCGCGATCGAGGCCTGGGTCCGGGTCACGCTGCCTGAATAG